The following nucleotide sequence is from Camelus bactrianus isolate YW-2024 breed Bactrian camel chromosome 19, ASM4877302v1, whole genome shotgun sequence.
GTCAGTCTGTGGCTGTCATGACAAAGGACCACACACTCAGCGTCAACAACGCGAGTAGATCGTCTTACAGATCTGGGTCAGAAGTCGCACCTAGTTTCACTGTGCTGAagtccaggtgtcagcagggccgccTGCCACCCAGCAGCCCTAGGAACAGCCTGTCCCTCCCACTCAGACTGACTCGGGATTCAGGCACTTCAGTAGTGTTACCCACATGCAGGGTGCACTCTGTCGTTTCCAGCTACCCCCAGTGGAAGCAGAatgatttattttctgctttatttgtttattaaaatcATGTGTGTTCTGGTCTCAACAATGCTCAGCAGGACAGTAACATTTGCCTATATACAGTTGGGGTGAAGACAAGAGGGAACAGGAGAAGTTGATGGAAACACATCTTAGATTCAAAAGatcatgctttcattttttcattagcATTTTGGTAATTTACCAGAGAGCTGAAATGATGAATTATGGAGCTCCTCATGAAGCTGTCCCGGGCTCCTCTGGGCAGTTCCTCTGTGCTTCGCTGCTGCTTCGGACACGTTGCTGCTCCAGGACTGCTTGCTTTTACTCCTAAAGACTGCGAGCTCCTAGATAAATGTCAAGAGCCTCCCGTGCAGCACGGGGAACTACGTTGGATGTAATCACCTGCAGTGAGAAAGACATGAGCAAGAATAGTCCCTCTGTGGGACGCCAGAAACTAACAACGTTgccaatcaactatactttaacaaaaaataataaaattaaaaaaccgTACATGTTCAGAAGTGGGCAGGAGTTTGAGACTACCCTGCCCCAAGCCCCGATTCTCAGTGGGCTTTGGGGTGCAGGAGCTCCTTTGAAGTGGCATGGTTGTGCTTGGGTAAGTTGGGGCTGGCCTCAGGCCCCCTTGTTTCTACAATCTGCATTGATACCATCCTGTCAAAAGTCAAATGAAACACTGCCCGTAAGTTAAGTTGGTTTCTTATGTGTGagtcctgatttttttttgataaagaaAGATTCTCCACCATAGGAGctcatgattttaatttgctttaagtTAATCTTATTTCAAGTGTGTGGTAGATGTGGATACACTTAATGCAAGTACACAGTGATCCTGTACAGCGCGCTTCGTAGCAAGAGGCTGCAGGGCTCCTTGTCCACTGGGCGGGTGATGACGTGTGTGAGGACCGTCGGCCCTGTGTCCACACGCTTCGCATGAGGTTCCCGGCGCATTTTTGGATCTTCCTGCGGCTGTAGCAGTGATGACCTGGGGTGTGATGCTGTAGGTTCTTTAACTGTCAGTGTCTGAAGAGCCTTAGTTGCCTTTCCAGCTGTCAGCTGTGCGATGCCCAAAGTGGTCGGGGGCGCTCAGGCTGCGCTGCTTCCATCTCCTTCATGAGTTTGTCTCTGCCTCTTTCATCCACACAACCCGGGACTTGGGGGCACAGGTTCTGAGTGCCGCTGCTCTGGGACAGGTGGCAGCAGGAGGTGGTGGCGGAGAGCCACCTCTTCCCACGTTGGGGGGGGCAGGCTCCTTTCTTGCAGTGCAGCTCTCTCATCATTAGTTTGTGCCCAGTGGTCCTTGGTTTGCCTGCATTTAACCTTTGCTTGAGGATCGCATACGGCTTATCATCCCACCTGGAAAGTAACTGATAAGAGTGGCCCACAAGCTGGACAATTGAATAAGAACAAGGGCATGCTTGCCATCCTAGCAAACAGTGCTGATCGTCCCTGTCACTGAGGTcatggtgggggaggctgggtgggAGGGCTGAGACCGCGGCCAGTCCGCCTGAGCCCTGCTGACGCCTCGTGTACTTTGTCCCGGCAGCTCCTTCAGTGGCAGAGTGTTCCGAGCCACCTTCCTGATGCTGGCTGTGTCCCTGCTGGCCCCCCTGCTTGTAGCCGTGATGCTGCTGGACTCCCCCATAGACCCACAGCCCCTCAGGTGAGCTGCCCCACTGTCCTGGGCCGGGCGGGTTGGGGCTGCCCGACAAAATAGAATAAACCAGCTGAAACAGCTTCTCGAGTAATAAGCCAGCCTGGTCTGAAAGGTAAGTTACCATGAGAAATAGAGGTTTGTGATTTCTTCAGTGCCTCGTTTGATGTTACACAATACATGCCCAGTATTTTCCCTGTTAGTGTTTCAAGAACAAAGCTACAACCCAAAGCAAAACCTGGAGAAACCCCAAACAAGAGAAGCCTGAGCGTTAGAGAGGGTTAGCCCGAGCTCCTTCGGAGTGGCAGAAGCACACACAAGTGGTGGTTAAGTTCCAGTTGCCTTGTTTACTTTTTATGGTGACTGATATTTAAAACCTTGTAATTAGTGTTCTCTTCCTCCCGAGTTGCCCCTCATCAGTGGGGTCTGTGCAGCCCACCGGGACTGAGACGATACTGTGCAGCTCGGGGGCGGGAGTGTATCCACATTTGTACTTACAGTCGTGCAGAGCCAGGCTCTCTTTGGTGTGAGGATTTATGACATCAGGGCTGTGTAGTCTGGTTCAGTAAGTTCCTGTTTCCCTCGAAACTGCCCAGGTGGCGACGCTGTCTGCAGCCTCCTCTGAGTTGGCCCATGTCAGACACTTCAGATAAGAACCCTGCCTCAGTGTGGAGGCAGTATAACATGTACAACTGAACATGCGCTGGTGTTTCGTAAGTGAAAGTGAAGGTTCGTGGTGGATGGTGTGTGGGTGTCCTCTGCGAGGGCCCCTCTCCAGCCGTCCCCCAGCGTGGAGAAGGATGCAGCTCAGCCTACCCCAAGTACCAGCTGACCTTTCTGGGTGACCCAGCCAGCAAGTGGGAGTGTGAATTGCGTCCCCAGCTGCAGGTCAACacctgggctggggagctggtCTTGGGAGGAGGGGAATGGTAGGGTGGTGGACAGGTAAGTATCAGGTAGGGCGGGGAGGGCTGGGTCTTCGTGACCGAAGACCTTTGGTCTCAGTGAAGGTGACGAAATTCAGGCGGAAGATGGGTGTGAAGTCCTGACAGGCtagggcggggcgggggctgcgGAGGATCGGTGGTCCTGCAGAGCCAGCCATCTGCTGTGAGGAGGAGCCCAGGGAACTGGTGTGGCCGACGGGCCTCTCCCGCGACCCGAGACCCAGAATGGAGGCAGAGGACTGGCAGGCAGCGTGAGAACAGACATGAGCTGAGGTGTGAGGAGAGTGATGCTGTCGGCAGTGGAAAGGGCTGCTTTAAACTCCCATCAGAGCAGAAAGAGCAAGGGAGGGGGCCCCCTGGGTGGGGCCAGTGCTGCAGTCTCCCCACAGCAGCATGGCGGGGCCCGCCAACCCTGCTGGCCGGGGTGGACGATGTGGGGGCAGGCCGGGTGCAGCTGGTGGGAGTGCCTCCTTGGGGGTCCATCTCCAGGCCATCTGGGGGATCAGGACAGGCCGGGGCGAGGGCTCCTCCAGAGCAGGTCGGTACGCAGTTGCTGACAGCCCTTGGGGAGCAGGGGCACCAGGAGGGCTGTGGGTCTTAgtcaccccccaacccccgcctccATTTGCCTGTGGATGGAGAGTGACGAGCTCCTGGAGCCGCTTCTGCGTGAGGGGAGGGGGGTCCAGGCCCCAGAGGGAGGGtgacaggcaggaggcaggattGCCCATGTGGGATGAAGGGGCCATGGTACCGTCTCTCTTCTCTGGAGCCAGAAGTGTCGAcacctctccctctgtctcagcTGGACTGGAGTGGCCAGTGAGAGAGAAGGGGTGTGAACCAGAGGGTGTGAGCAACTGGACAGGTGGGCCTGGTGTTCTCAGTGGCATTAGCCGCGTTTCTGTTTTCAGTACTGTTTTGTGCTATGACCTTTTCGGTAGCTCGGGAAGTTTTTTTCCTGAACTTGTGCTTCTGGCAACTAAGGATGTTACTGGAATGTGCCTGATTTATTAAAGAACGGGGAGTCTGCATGTAGGTCCTTGTAGGTCCCAGTAAATACTTTCTTCATGTGTTTTTACAGACAGATCCCTATAATTGCATTATTTTCCAGCTTCAAAGAACCCCCTCTCTTGCTCGGTGTTCTGCAACCAAACACAAAGTTACGACAGGCGGAACGGCTGTTTGAAAACCAACTTATTGGGCCGGAGTCTATAGCAAATATCGGGGGTAAGTAAAGGCCTGGGACCTCAAGCTGACTTGCCCGAGTGGGGAGACCCGGGCAGGCTTCCTGGCTGTGGACGTGCGTGTTTGTCCAGCAGACTCGCTGTGGGGGCCTCTCGCCTCTCCGAGTTGCAGGCTGTTTCAGTGCTGGGTGATTTTGAGTTCATGTCTCTGGAGCACTTTCTTCTGCTCAGACTGTTGGGCCCTTTAAGACGAGAGGAGGGAGAAAAACGCTGACGATGTTTGGTTTACTTGTCAGAGCTGGGCAGGGGGTGCTTGACGAGACCTTGTTTTCTTGCTCAGATTGTCTCTGTGTAGATTTCATCTGTGAAAAGAACAGGAACTATTCtcaatatttctgtttttcttaaagcTCACTTCGGTGGGTACATTTAAGGGTAACCATCTGCTTCACGTGCCCAAACCTAAGAACCAGAATAGGGTCTGGTTCTAATTCTGgattctgcagcacctggaacaGGCCTTCTCTGCCTGTGAGGATGCGACGGAGGAGTCGTAAAAGCAGTTAACGGACAGGCTCTGGACCTGAGTGGCGGGAGGGCCTCCCAGCGCTTTGCCCTCGAGGCCGAGGCCCTGCAGCGAGAGTGGTCCCGTTGTTCTCGGCAGGTGGGGGCCGCGCTGCAGTGGCCGTTGCTGTTTGTCTGGCAGAGTCAGAGTTGCCCACGAGGGATGGGTGCATCATGCCAGAGCTTCGCGTTTCTCTTAAAGAGACGttgatgtttattattttccCAAATTGTGTGTTTTGCTAAAAAGAATTCAGTATTGATATTTAAAACTGGAACTTTGAGACTTaaagtgatctttttaaaagaagatctCCCTGAGAATGCTTTTCTTGTCTTTCCCACTTGGCCTGGAGTCTCATCCTGCTCTGTCCTcaggctcccttttctctcctaAAGGAGCTGTGTGTCCTCCTGGTGACATTTCTGGTTCCCTACTGCGGCGTGACGGCTGCTGcctcaggtgggggtggggggggctgcACGTGGCTGACGGTGGAGGGATGCGCTCACCTCGGGATTCTGGGGGAGGATCACCCATGAACATCCTTGAATTACTTTAATCACACGTTACGTTTTAGAGCAGTTTGGATTCACAGCCAAATTGAGGGGAAAGATCGGagatttgttgaggatttttgcatcttcgTCCATGAGAGATACTGGTCTGTTTCCTTGAAGTGACTTTACCTGGGTTTGGTACCAGGGCCATGCTGGCTTCGTGGAACGGGTTGAAAAGCGTTCCCTCTGCTTCTGTTCTCTGGGAGAGACGGTCCCTCCCCTAAGTGTCTGGTGGGGCTCGTCAGTGAGCCTGTCAGCCTGGTGCTGTTCTTGAGGGTGGTAACCGTTGATTCATTTCTTCAGTGGACATAGACCTGTTCAAGCAGTCTGTTTCTCGTATGAGTTCTGGCAGATCGTGTCTCtgaaggaattggtccatttcatctccGGTACCAAACTTGTGGACACACACTTGTTCGTGGTATGCTTTCATTATCCTTGTAACGTCTGTGGGGTTTGTAGCGATGTTCCATCTTCCATTTCTGCTGCTGGTAATTACTGTCTTTTCTTTGCTAGCCTGGTCTGGAGATGACGTATTTTatcaatcttttcaaagaactagcttttggTATTGTTGATTTTCCTCTCTTGATttcttgttttcaatttcattgatatctgctctaatttttatttcttttttctgcctaCCTAGggtttcatttactttttcttttcctggttttttCCTGGAAGCTTGGATAATTGGTTTGAGGTCTGTCTACTCCTCTGATACAGGCCTTTGATGCTGTCGCCctctctaagcactgctttctcTGCATCCAGCAGATTTTGACAGgttgtgtttcattttcatttagttcagaactttttctaatttcccttgtgatttcttctttgacctgtgtgttatttagaagtgtgagTTGTTTAATCTCTaagtatttggggattttcttgctctctttctgtttctgacttctagtttaatttcattttggtctgagagcagacattgtatgatttctgtttttttaaaatttgttaaggtgTGTGACACAGAATGTGGTCCATCTTGGTGAACGTTCCACGTGAGCTTGTGAAGAATAGGTATTCCGCTGTTGCTGGCATGAGGTGGTTGAAGGATGACAGTTATGTCCAGTTAGCCCATGGTGCTGGTGGTTCCTCGGTGTCTTTCCTGACTCCGTCTGCGGGAGCCGTCcgctgctgggggcggggggtgctgAGGTCCCCGCCTCCGTCTCCTGCGGCTctgccagctctgcctcctgtTCTTTGGTGATTGCTGTGAGGCGCACATGTGTTGGGGCTGCCGGTTCTTCTCCGCAGTTGGTGCTTTGTCATGAGTGCCGGCCCCCTTCCTCCCGATGGTTCCCTTAGCTCTGCTCTGCGCTGCCTGCGGCCAGCAGGGCACTCCAGCTTCCTCTTGGCTGGTGTGAGCACGGTACAGCTTGCTGTAGCCCGGCAGCTCGGatctgcgtgtgtctgtgtgtttaaaGAGGGTTTCTGGTAGGCCGCCTGTAGTTGGGCCTTGCTTTTTGATGCACTCTGACcgtctgtcttttaattggggtATTTATAccattgacatttaaaatgaTAACTGATACACAGCTGATCCCTGAACAGCTCAGGTTTGAGCTGTGTGGGCCCACTTATTCACGGGATTGATTCGCAGTTGCTTAAATCAGGTGCGGGAACCCGCGGATGTGAGgtctgactgtaaagttatacactGACTTCAAAACTGTGCAGAGGTTGACACCTCAGCCCCCAGGTTGTTCAGGGGTCAGCTGTGGTTGGATTAGTGTCTGccatatttgttactgttttcttttcattgtctttgttttcttgttcCTTACTTTCTCTTCCACTCTTTTTGACTTGAGCAGTTTCAGTTGAGCATCTtacaattctgttttctttcttaacaTATCAGTTATACtcactttaaaaacttttgttaGTGGTGGCCCTGGAGTTTGCCACACACATTAGAAACAAGGAGCATTTCATGAGCTTGCGGGTCACCGCAGTCTCTGGGTGGTCCCAGCACTGCTGTCTGTGCTGCTCAGGTGAGCGCTCAGGCTGCTCTGACGTGGCTCCGAGGGCCCGCCCAGCAGTTCTTCCCCTTTGGTTGGGTGCACTTGGCTCAGCAGACACTCAAATGAGGAGGACGTGAACAGCCCCCAGCGCCAAGTGTCAGCTCGAGGGCCCCTGCTCCTTTCAGGGTAGAACCCCTGTGTGCATCACTGACTGCTGTCTGCTGCGCCCTTACTCCGTGCTGATTCTGCACCTCCACGGGGTTGTTGCTGCGCGTGTTCAGGACTTTTGTCTGCAGACACGGCTTGCCTTCATCTTCAGAGCTGCCATTTCCCCTGGAGATAAAAAGCACAAACCGGTCGCCTCTGTTATAGAAGGTGATGTGAGCCCAGTTTTCAGGCTAACCCAGTAACACCCTTGTTCCTTCCTGTTTTTAAACAGATGTGATGTTCACTGGCACAGCAGATGGCCGGGTCGTAAAGCTGGACCATGGTGACGTAGAGACCATCGCCCGGTTTGGCTCAGGCCCATGCAGTGAGTTGGTGACCCCCGGTGTATGTCTCTTCTAGCTGTTCAGGAAGGCGTGGGGTGGCCAGTGGAGCTGTGTTCTCCTTGGAGGAGAAGAGCCTGCTTGGGCGTCACCGGCTGTGGTGGCCGTTTCCCCTCCATGCTGTGGCCAGGGCcctgccgccccctccccccgcaaGGCCTGTGTCCTCGGAGCTGCTGCAGGAGGCTCTCGGCTTTGTCCTGGGGCTGCCCTGCGGAACCTCAGCCTCTCCTCCAGAGCCAGATGCCCATGGGTCACTCAGAAACCCACTGTGTAAAAACGGGTAGTCCACAGACTTGTTAGTTACACGTTTCTAAGAGCTAAAATGTTTTTGTAAAAACGATGCATTTTCATGGTGAAGTGTGAACAAcgcaaagaagaaagtgaaaatgcCCTGGAGTTTTCTCAGATGTAACTGTTGTCAGTGTTTTATTGAATGACTTTTCAGCTTTCTGCTTGTGGATACTCACATCCACGAATGGTTTTATGTGATGGGGTTAATACTCTGCATTTGGGTATCTGACAGGCATTGTTGGACTCCGTTATTTTGGCCTGAGTGCCCTGCAGTGATTGCCCGGCTGTCAAGAGGCTGTAGGACAGATGTAAAGAAAGGATAGGTGGTCAGGCAGGAGCATTGCTCTGAGGAGTAAGACAGCAGCGCTCCCTTTCTGGTGGGTAGAGGGAACTGCCACGGCCCTGGATGGGCACAGTGTTGAGGTCCAGCTTTTGGGCTTAAACACAGCTCCTGAGGTTCTGGGGGATTCTGGAGTCGGTTCTGGGTCAGCTGATGTCCCTGAGTTCACTGAGTCTCAGGGTGCTGGTGTGCATGTCAGCCTTGGGTACCAGCTGCTGTGCTGTGTCCACCTCCAGACTGTTGGGTGGCCCCTCCCGACCTGTCGGGCAGTTGTGCTGCGCTCTgggggctggagcccagggccGGAGTCCACCTGGTGCCGTGGGCTCTCTTGTCTGCAGCGCGGCGCGGGGCTGGGACGCCGAGGAGCCCTGGCGGAGCCCTGGGCAGCTGCCTAGCCCTGTCCATGTGTCTCCGCAGAAACCCGAGGTGACGAGCCTGCGTGTGGGAGGCCCCTGGGCGTCCGGGCCGGGCCCAACGGGACCCTTTTTGTGGCCGATGCTTACAAAGGGCTGTTtgaagtggaccccaggaagcgTACGTGACGGCAGCCTGTCCCCGCCCGCGGTGCTCTCAGATCCGTGAGCCATGTGCGCCTCAGTGGGCTTGGCAGCATTTGCTGTGCGTGGGCCATGGTGACTGCTTCTCCGACTCACTGGGAGCGCCCCTGCAGGCCTGCTCGGGCCTGCGTCTGGGTCCGAGCCACGGGGTCTCAGGGACTCATCCTGGGGGCGTCCGACTCGCCTTCCCCTCCTGACACTCCTGTGTGTCTCCCGCGTGTCTGCTGCCCCTcgctcttccctcttccttcctcgccacctgccttttcctttcctttcctccggCTTCTCCGGCTCCTCTCCCCTGACTGGGGGTGGCATCACCTGAACTGGGACGTCCGACCTCCACCGTGTGTGGGGGATGTTGCCCTGGCGGGTGGTGCGTGCCGGCGCCCAGCCGTGCCCGCCCCGTCGTCCACGAGGTGGGCTGGTGGGAGCCTGCGTAGGGGCTGCTGTGGCTTCGGGCCAGACTGTCCGAGGATGAGCTGAGCACTCCATGAGCATTCGTGCTGCAGCCTGAGAAGACCTACTGCCTCTCCTGCCACTTTATTTAAAAGCAGATGAGAGGGATGTTTTGTATTTGTCTCAGGCAGTCAAACAGAAAACTGCCTTTTTAACCTAAGACGCTTAACAGAGTTTTGAGTCAGTTGTTCTTGATAATTCTCATCTTAGAGGGAGGATTCTGCCTTTAATGAAGTTAGTTAAAATATTCATCACCTGCAGATGAAAGAAGGGGAAACTCTGTTCCTGTGAGAACAGGTGCGTCTTCTGACTGGGACGTGGGGACACTTGCTGTAGTTTTTCCTCTTAAATCCCATAGGCTGGTCAGGGTTTTGGAATTACTGAGGTGGACGTTCTTGGACTGACAGCCAGtctccccctcctttcttcttccccttctccttttcctccccacccccccaggggAAGTAAAACAGCTGCTGTCCTCTGAGACCCCCATCGAGGGCAGGAGGCTGTCCTTCGTGAACGATCTTGCAGTCACGCGGGACGGGAGAAAGGTTTATTTTACGGATTCTAGCAGCAGGTGGCAGAGACAAGATTACCTGCTTCTGCTTATGGAGGGGACGGATGACGGACGGTGAGTGTCCCTCCCCATCTTCTGCTCAGGCAGGGTGACTTCGCGGGGCTTTTCACGCCTGGGAGTCCTGGGCGTTTCTGGGCGTTTCTGGGCGTAGCACTTAGCCTTTGATAGGACCCGAGTGTCTCCCAGAAACAGGAGTTGGAGCAACAGAGCAGCAAGATGTCTCActttctctttggagaaatgaaacTCACGTCGGCCAGCCCCCTGAGGGTGTGGTCTGGCTCCTGGGGGAGGCCTCACACCCCGGCCGGGGTTTCTGAAGGGCACTCCGGCGTGGCTGGAGCTGTGGCAGCCCTCCCTGGTGCCAAGCCAGCTCCCAGGTCAGCGAGGGAACTGCCTGGGCTTGTCTGCAAGAGGACACTGGATGTGCTCTGGGTGGGGAAGggcccccaggccagcctggGACCAGGTCTGAGCAGAGGAGCAGTGGGGGCCTTGCCACTGTGGCAGAGGCCGAGCCCCTTTCCACAGGCCCCTGGCCCGAGGGCCCAGACAGGAGCAGGGCTGCAGCCCAGCAGGGGTCGCGGACGCTCCTGTGACCCTGGGTCGGTGCCCCGCAGCCTGCTGGAGTATGACACCAAGACCAGGGAGGTGACGGTTTTGCTGGACCGCCTGCGGTTCCCCAATGGAGTGCAGCTTTCTCCTGAGGAGGACTTTGTCCTGGTGGCGGAGACGACCATGGCGAGAATCAGGAGGTGGGCGAGCTCACGTGGGCTGTCGTGTCTGCGGGCTGGACGGGCGTGGGTGTTGCTGCGGAGCCTGGGATGCGGTAGGCACCCTGTCCCGGGGGTGGGCGGTCAGGTCAGCTCATCCTCCCTCCCCGCCATCTGCCTCCTTGGGCGTCAGCCGGGAGAGTCTTGGCTGAGTGCCGACTGCGACCaggccccttcctcctgcctgtgGGCCGCCTGCTTCTCTCGCTGGGCCCGGGGCTCTGAGGGCCTCTTGCAGCAGCCGTGAGGTTCACGATGGACACGTTTGCAGTTTGTCCGTCAGGTTTTTGGGGCCAGGACCAGTTTGGTGCTTGGCTAGAATTTTTCCTTCAGTTGAAGGGCTGCTGTTCATCGCCTGCGTGGGTGACTTTTTCAGGTTCTACGTGTCCGGCCTGATGAAGGGAGGGGCTGACCTGTTCGTGGAGAATTTGCCTGGATTCCCAGACAACATCCGGGCCAGCAGCTCCGGGGGGTACTGGGTCGCCATGGCAGCCGTTCGCTCCAACCCTGGATTTTCCATGTTGGATTTCTTGTCCGAGAGACCCTATCTTAAAAGATTGATTTTTAAGGTAATTATGAAACtgtaatttcaaaatacaaaatgaaaatgtgtctagttttttaattttgaaagctcTGAAAATTCTAGGTCTGCTTATAACAACATCTAGCGCTTTTTGCAATGTCTTTAAAACACATTCGACCCTTTGGCCTGAAATGTAAATGTAGGTGCTTGAGCACCTACATTTGGTGTTTCCTTCTGGTTTCTTGCCTGGGTGTGCTCGTCGCCACCTCCCCATCGTGACCCGTGGGGCCTCCAGACCCTGCGACTTTGCCCCTGCCCCCCGCCCTAGGCGGCGTCTCAGGTGGCCGCACGGACAGACCCACCAACCCGGCCCCCATCCCGCCCTGCTTCCTTCTGCCTCAGAGCCCTTGCTCACCCCTCTCCGTGGGATTCCACCCGTCTTCAGTTACAGACACTGAAACAGTTGTAAGTGAAGGTCTGGGAGGTACCAGCGCAGGGGCTGAGTCCGTACGGCGCCTGGCCCTGTGGGTGGGCCCCGCTGAGGGGCTGCTCGGTCAGGCTGGCCCACAGCGTTCCGTGTGGCTCTGACGTCAGTGGCCGCTGTTCAGAAATGACACGTTGTCGGCTGCAGAATCACTTCTGTTCTCCTGGGACCTGGGAGCAGGTGGATGGCAGAGCAGGTGAGGAGGAGGATTTGAGGAAGGCCTGAGCACCTGAGGGACCCTGGGCAGGTGACGTGATTTCTCGGCCTCAATTTATCCTTCCATCAAGTGGGAAGAATAGCAGCATTTCATTAGGTGATGAAACACGTAATGAGAACATGCCTGTGATGCCCTGAGCGGAGGATGGGAGGGGCTCAGTGTCGGTGCCTGTTGGAGGACGTAGCTGTTGGTGGGGGTTGTGTCTCGGCTCCTGGGCCACGTGGGCTCCATCAGAGTGGTGGGTGTGATTCTGGGGGTCCAGGCAGGAGCAGGGCCAGCGTCTTCATGTGGGTGTGGCCGGGCAGTGGCAGGTCTGGAGCAGTCAGGAGGTGGGAGAAGACCACAGGCCTTGCAGACTTGAGAAGGAAGCCCGATTTCCTCAGGGTGTCACCGGAGCTTCGTggattttctttctcagttttgagacaacgtcagagctaaaaaaaaaacagcGGGCAGGGGATAAGGCACTTCTGCCTTGAGCTGTCTGCAGGTGGCTAGCCGACCAGCTCCCTCAGAGCTGCTCCTACCAACAGGCTGTTCTGTCTCCAGACTTCCGGTGTGACCGTCTGGTGCACAGACCCCGCCAGTGGTTGGGTGGCGGCCTTTGTAACGGGACTGGGGCTCTGTCTCCTCAGCTGGGGCGTCTGTTAAAATGCCCAGGTGATGATGGGTCCTGGGCGGTGAGAACTGTAGCCCTGAGGGCTGGAAACAGGTGGAGAGTTGAGAGCTTTCTGGGAAAATG
It contains:
- the APMAP gene encoding adipocyte plasma membrane-associated protein, which codes for MSEADGLRQRRPLRPQVVTDDGRTPEAKGGSSFSGRVFRATFLMLAVSLLAPLLVAVMLLDSPIDPQPLSFKEPPLLLGVLQPNTKLRQAERLFENQLIGPESIANIGDVMFTGTADGRVVKLDHGDVETIARFGSGPCKTRGDEPACGRPLGVRAGPNGTLFVADAYKGLFEVDPRKREVKQLLSSETPIEGRRLSFVNDLAVTRDGRKVYFTDSSSRWQRQDYLLLLMEGTDDGRLLEYDTKTREVTVLLDRLRFPNGVQLSPEEDFVLVAETTMARIRRFYVSGLMKGGADLFVENLPGFPDNIRASSSGGYWVAMAAVRSNPGFSMLDFLSERPYLKRLIFKLLGQETVMKLVPRYSLVLELSDSGAFRRSLHDPDGQVAPYVSEVHEHGGHLYLGSFRSPFLCRLRLPAA